From Pseudanabaena sp. PCC 6802, one genomic window encodes:
- a CDS encoding DUF4394 domain-containing protein → MRIFFCNAVKRLSMLVAAIFFSLVSLIANVGSASAQVASFPVPCSSLPVSQPIIALDSNNTLFTYNPSLGLFVNPVQVTDIKGNLEGIDFRPANNLLYGITDTDLIYIIDPASGATKFVSTLPTSFDGGFQSLMDFNPVVNALRLIGSNDQNLAVANANGVDLSATNPQLSLVYADGDRNEGVDPNITAGAYTNNVPNATQTVLYNIDSDKDVLTIQSLATVGSNQVVTGPNQTANGINRTIGSLGVNFAPVAGMDIYTNPQNLVNNAVAVSGSTLYCVNLDTGAATAIPPLNPGITPPLLRATGDSLLDVAVSTAPLQNNQPTITGFSQPALPGGFWVTIQGTNLSGTTSVLFNGMPATLVGLTGDGSTRVSAMVPLNATTGPVTVNTTAGSATSANNFIVGPTITGLLLRQ, encoded by the coding sequence ATGCGAATCTTTTTTTGTAATGCTGTCAAGCGGTTATCAATGCTTGTTGCAGCAATCTTCTTCAGTTTGGTTAGCCTGATTGCTAACGTTGGTTCTGCTTCTGCGCAGGTGGCATCATTCCCAGTCCCCTGCTCCAGTTTGCCAGTCAGCCAGCCTATTATAGCCCTCGACAGTAACAATACTCTATTCACCTATAATCCCAGTCTTGGTCTATTTGTGAATCCCGTGCAAGTAACAGACATTAAAGGGAATTTAGAGGGAATCGACTTTCGCCCAGCCAACAACCTGCTCTATGGGATAACGGATACCGATCTTATCTACATTATCGATCCCGCTAGCGGTGCGACTAAGTTTGTCAGTACCCTTCCAACTAGCTTCGATGGGGGTTTCCAATCTTTGATGGATTTCAATCCCGTTGTCAATGCTCTGCGCTTGATCGGCAGTAATGACCAGAATTTAGCTGTTGCCAATGCCAATGGTGTAGATCTCAGCGCTACCAATCCGCAACTAAGTTTAGTATATGCAGATGGCGATCGCAATGAAGGTGTAGATCCCAACATTACTGCTGGAGCCTACACGAATAACGTTCCCAATGCTACCCAAACCGTCCTGTACAACATCGACTCCGATAAGGACGTGCTGACGATCCAGAGTCTAGCTACGGTCGGTTCCAATCAGGTTGTTACGGGGCCTAATCAGACGGCAAACGGCATCAACCGAACGATTGGTTCTCTCGGTGTGAACTTTGCCCCCGTCGCAGGGATGGATATTTATACTAATCCTCAAAATCTGGTCAACAATGCCGTTGCTGTCTCTGGATCGACTCTATACTGTGTCAATTTGGATACGGGTGCGGCTACAGCCATACCTCCGCTCAATCCTGGAATTACACCGCCCTTGCTCCGCGCTACTGGTGATAGTTTGCTCGATGTCGCAGTCTCAACTGCACCATTACAAAACAACCAACCCACAATTACAGGATTTTCTCAACCGGCTCTGCCAGGTGGATTCTGGGTCACAATCCAGGGCACTAATCTCTCTGGAACCACCAGCGTACTGTTTAATGGAATGCCTGCTACATTAGTCGGCTTAACTGGTGATGGCTCCACCAGAGTTTCAGCGATGGTGCCCCTGAACGCAACTACCGGCCCCGTGACCGTTAATACTACTGCTGGATCGGCAACAAGTGCTAACAACTTCATCGTAGGTCCCACAATTACAGGGTTATTGCTCCGGCAATGA